A window of Longimicrobium sp. genomic DNA:
GTCGCGCGCACGTTGTCTGGCGGGCAGACGATCAGCCCGACGGTCTACTGGATGACGGTTGCGCTCGTCACGCTCATCTGCGGCGCCGGAATCGTGGCGGGATGGAGGGTGACGCGCGGAATCCGCTGGCGCGCTGCGACCTTCGCGGCGATCCTCCTGCTGCCGATGGTGCTGACTGGAACGCTGCTGTTCGTGCTCTTCAACGGGCTGCTGCGCGACGGCTTCCTGGCCCAGCCGATCGTCGCGGGCTCCCCCGTGTTCATCACGATCGTCACTGCCATCGTAGGTGTGTTGATGATCACAACCGCGGGGTGGCTGCGGAATTCGTCAGGCCCCACAGCGTAGACGACATCGAGGTACGATGAACGGGAGGCGCGGAGGGGCGGTTATCTGCTGCCGGTGCACGACCCATGGCTACCGTCGGGACGCTTGGCGGCTAGAATGACTGACCTGAACTGATCGCGCGCACGCCATGTCTTTCTCTCAATCCCGAATGACGTCCCATCCTCGGGCGAGCGTAGCGCTCGGACTGTACGGCTTGATGCTGGGCATCGCCGCCGTACCCGCATTTTTTCTGGGTGCTGCCGGATGGACCGCGCTGGTCGGTTTCCTTGGCATAGTGCTGTCGTGGGTGCTCGGCACGCATACGGCGCTCGACATATCCGGGAAGCCGATCGAGTACCCGGGTCCTTTACGGGAACTCCTGCTCGGGGACGGCACGCGGCCGGTGGAGCCTCGCTGGTGGAGGGCCTTCTTGTTTGCGCGCAGCCTTGCCGCGCTGACCTTGATTGTGGGATTCGGAGCTGTCGCTTCAGATGGCCGTCCAGGCGTGGGGACATGCCGCCGCGCAAGAGCGGGAGATCCACAAGTTGCAGCAGGACATGGGCTTGCTCTACGGCTTGCCCTCTGTGGATCCCAGGATTCAAGCGGCGTACCGGAGGAGCAGGGAGTAGGTGAATCCCATCGGCATTCTGCACCGGCCGACAATCGCAGATCGATTCGTCGGCCGGTCTTCTATCTCCACCTCCCCACTTGCCTAGGGCGTCTGTATCCCCCCGGCCAGCCAGAGCTTGCCCGGGCAGCCCGCCGGCAGGTCGTCGCGCAGGTGCCCGGCATCACCGGACGATCCCGGGGCTTCCCCGCCGCTCAGGCGCACCGGCCCGTCCACCTTGGCCATGACTCCGGTCTGCGTGTCGCGGACGGCCCTGCCGCGTGGTTCCAGGGCAAGGTCCACGTGCGGCGGCCAGAGCACCGCGTACCGCTCGTCCGCGCCGGTGCGCACCACCAAGCAGCCGTTCTCCACCACCAGGGTTCCCGTCACCAGCGCTTCCTGCACCTCGCCGCCCTCACCCGGCAGCCAGCGTGGAAGCGAGGCAACGGCACCCGATGAAGCAGGTGGCGAAGCGGCGGGCGCGGTCGCAGCCGCGGCGGCGGTGTCGGACGCGGCGGGCGGGGGATCGTTCTTCTGGCAGGCAGCCAGGGCGAGAAGGAGGAGCGGCAAGCATGTCGATCGCATCTGGCACACGTTCACGAGTGGGCGCGAGGATCCGCGGGGCAGGTGACCGACCGCGGAGCAGGCAAGTTCGGCTCCGAGCCGGTGCCCGGCCTCTTGTGCCCGGCCGTGGCGTCGTTCCGCCCGGCGCGACTGCCAGCAGTCGAGGTGAGGAGGCCGCGACGTTTGCCGAGAACGTATGTTTACGGTATAATTGGTAATTCCTCCTCCGCTCAGCCGCGCTTGAAAGTCTCGGCATCTTGAGCGCCCATAAGAAGTTGCATGGATTGATGACCGCAATCACCGGAAGCACGTTCTGGAATCTTTGCCCTGCGCTCCGCGCCGGCGCTGCCCTGTGTGCCCTTGCCACCGCCGTCGCTTGTGGCGACAGCCCGACCGCAAAGGCCGATTCCACGCTTTCCCTTACGCCCGCCGTCGACACACTCGACGCGGTCGGTGACGAGCTGACGCTCTCCGCGCAGGTGACGGGCAGTACGCAGACGCCGACCTGGCAGTCGACGACGCCGTCGATCGTTTCGGTGAACAGCGCGGGCAAGGTGACCGCCGTCGCGCCGGGGCAGGGCACCGTGCGCGCCACGGTGGGGGGTGTTTCGGCCACGGCCAACGTCGTCGTCCGCCCCGCGGCGGCCGTGACCGTGGTGTCGGGCACCGTGGCCGCCGCCGACATCGCGCGCGACCGGGTGACGCTGCGCCTGCAGAACACCGGCGGGCGCGGCACGTTCTTCATCGAGTTCTGGGGCCTGCGCACGTCGCCTTCGGGGGCTCACCACCACTTCGCCGACTCGCAGCCGGTGGAGGTTCAGCCGGGGCTGGACGTGACCGCGAGCTTCCTGGTTCCAGTGCGGTCGGCCCCCGACGTGGACTGGGTGATCGTCTACACGCGCGAGCCCGGCTCGCTCAACTACCGCCAGACCGCCTGCTACCGCTTCAACGGTGGGGCCTGCCCGGTGCCCTGACCCTGCGGTGGGTTCCAGATGACGAGCGGCCGGCCATCCCGATGTGATCGCCGGCCGTTTTGCTTGGGCCGTATTACGGACGGGCGGATGCGATTACGTTATATCTGAGCATCCGAACCTGGTTGTGAGGCGGAGCGGAATATGGGTGAGCGTGCTTTCGAAATCGGTAACGAGTCTCGTCTACTGGAATTCATCCGCGATGCTGCGCGTGGGGACGACCTGATCCTCACGGACGGCGGCGAGCCGATCGCCAGGATCATCCCGATCACGCGTGCAAAGGGTCAGCGCGAGTTTGGCAGCGCCAAGGGCCTGATCCACATGGCGGACGACTTCGACGCGCCACTCGACGATTTCAGCGATCACATGTGATCGGTACGCCTGGTGCTGGTGAGGACGCAGGCGTCGGCGTGATCGTCGAAGATGCTCACCGTTTCAGACATGTTTGCGCGGAGAGGCTTCGGCGTATATGATCAAGGAACGGCGCATCTTTCCCCTTTGCTGCGAGGCTACGATGAACAAGCTTCACCTCCGCCTGGAAGATCTGCACGTCGATTCGTTCCTCACCGCGATTTCGAACGGTGAGGCAGCGGCCGACGCTGCGTGGACCGATCGCTGCACGTACACCTGCCCGTAAGTAAGCTACGAGATCCAGGGCGGCCCGTGCTCCTGGGGTGGAGCGCGGGCCGTGCTTCTCCACCACATCCATCCCCCTCCACCCCGTTCGCACGCTTCGCGGCGTGTTCTGCAGACGGTCACGTACGTTAGAGGCCTTCACGCTCCCCAAGGAGGCACCATGCCGGCAGGTGTTCCATCGCTGCTCCGCGCACTGCTCGTTCCGCTTGTGGCCGGCCTGCTTCACTCCGGCTGCGACGAGGTCAGCGGCCCGTCCCCGCGGCTCATCTCGCCCGAAGCTCCGCCATCCCAATCCGTCGCAATCGGCTATCGGAACCCCATCTTGGGTCCTGACGCGCCGGATCCGCACGTGGCGCAGTTCGAGGGCAAGTACTGGATCTATCCCACCTCGAAGGGCGGCCAGCGCTTTCATGCGTATTCGTCCACCGACCTGGTGAACTGGGTGGACGAAGGAGTGGTGCTGGACCTGGGCCCCGGCGTGAGCTGGACGGACCGCAACGGCTGGGCGCCCGCCATCGCCCATCGCAACGGCAACTACTACTTCTACTACAGCGCCAACGGGCCGCACCCCGACAGCAAGATCGGCGTGGCCGTGGGCACCTCGCCGCGGGGGCCGTTCACCGACATCGGCCGGCCGTTGGTGCACAGTGACGCGGCGGTGCCGCTGGAGGCGATCGACCCCATGGTGTTCATCGACGGCGACGGGCAGGCGTACCTGTACTACGGCGGGTCGGCGGGCAGGGGCAACATGGGCATCCACCGCCTGAACGCCGACATGACCTCGCTCAGCGGCTCGCGGATCGTGCAGAAGCCCTCGTATTTCACCGAGGGGCCGTTCGTGCACAAGCGCAACGGCATCTACTACCTCAGCTACAGCAACGGCGGCTGGAACACGGCGGACTACAACGTCCGCTACGCCACCAGTTCGTCACCCACCGGCCCGTGGACGTACGGGGCGCAGATCCTGTCCAAGGACTTCAACTACACCGGCCCCGGGCACCACGCCATCCTGAACCGCGGCGGCGACGACTGGTACATCGTGTACCACCGCTACGAGGACGGCACCGAGTTCAACGCCAAGCGCCGCGCCACGGCCATCGACCGGCTTACGTACAGCGGCAGCACCATCCAGCGCGTGACGATGACGGGCGCCGTCCCCAACGGCCGCTACAAGCTGTTCGCGCGGCACAACGGCAACGCGCTGGACGTGGGCGGCTGCTCCGCGGCCGACGGCGCGGACGTCATCAGCTGGCCGTACTCGGGCGCGGGATGCCAGCAGTGGGACTTCGCGCGGCAGACGGACGGGCACTACAAGATCACCGCCGCGCACAGCGGCAAGGCGCTCGACGTGGGCGGCTGCTCCACGGCCGACGGCGCCGACGTGATCCAGTGGCCCTGGAGCGGCGCCGACTGCCAGCGCTGGCAGGTGGTGAAGACCGGCCCCGACGCCTTCAAGCTGGTCGCCAAGCACAGCGGCAAGGCGCTGGACGTGGCCGGGTGCAGCACCGCGAACGGGGCCGACGTGATCGTCTGGACGTACACGGGCCTGCTCTGCCAGCAGTGGACCATCCGGCAGACGGCGACCGTCGTCCCCAACGGGCGCTACAAGCTGCTGGCCCGGCACAGCGGGCAGGCGCTGGACGTGGCAGGATGCTCCACGGCGGATGGGGCCGACGCCATCACCTGGCCGTACTGGGGCGGCACCTGCCAGCAGTGGAACTTCGAGCGGCAGACGGACGGCTTCTACAAGATCACCGCGGCGCACAGCGGCAAGGCGCTGGACGTGGGCGGCTGCTCCACGGCGGAGGGCGCGAACGTGATCACCTGGCCTTGGGCGGCCAACGACTGCCAGAAGTGGGACGTGGTGGACGTAGGCGGCGACTACTACCGCATCACCGCCAAGCACAGCGGCAAGTCGCTTGACGTCGCCAGCTGCTCCACCGCCAACGGCGCCGACGCCATCGTCCGCACCTACACCGGCGCAGACTGCCAGAGGTGGCGCATCGAGACGACGCCGTAGGCGCTGAGGGTGCGCGGGCTACCTCCTTCTATCCGCTGTTGCATTCCCCCAATAACCGATCGTGGGGCCGTGTCCTTTCGAGACACGGCCCCGCGATTTCTTGAGGACGCATTGCTATTGGGTGATTGGCTGGAGGTCTGCCCGGAGCCAAGCGCGCTTCAGGTCGCACAGCCGCTGGGGCACCCGCACGCCGGCGCGGCTCCACTCGCGGTAGCCGGGTGCGCGTACCACGACGTCGTACGTGCCAGCCCTCTCCCGCGCGGCGCCGTACGCAACGGTGCTGCTGTCGACGTACATTCCGTCTCGTACGATGAGCGCGCTCCGCCATTGCAGTTCCTTCGAGAGCGGCCGGCCCGCGTCGAGCGCCATGACATGTACGGAAGCCCTGGCCGAGGACTCGCCGGAGCACCGATCGCCGAGGACCTCGCGTCGGGTCGATGGGTGCACAAAAGTCAGGACTGCGGTTGCGAGCACCAGCCCTAAAGAGCGGCTCCAACCGGGCGAACGGCGCATGCTACGTTCCGATCGAGTATGGGAAGCCGTCGCCAGCCAACCTCTATTGTACTGTACGGCTTCGGCGTCTTCGCGACAACTCGCCCGGTCGCTGAGATTACGCGTTCGCCCGTGTTCACGGCGCGGGCTCGCCGCTCGCGGTCGGCAGGCTCGGAAATACGGAGCCGGAACGGGGTTGATACCAGGGGTCGCGGGGCTGTCTGCAACCCAAGCTCCAGATTGCTGACCTTATGTTCCTCCCGCGCGACCAAGATCAGCCCGACCCTGAGGCGCACCCGCCGCCGCACCGCGCACTGCCAGGAGTAGACGTCGCGCGGCAGTCGGACGGGCACAAGATCACCGCGGCGCACAGCGGCAAGGCGCTGGACGTAGGCGGCGGCTCCACGGCGGAGGGCGCGGACGTGATCACCTGGCCCTGGCTGGCCAACGACTGCCAGAGGTGGGACGTGGTGAACGGCTGCGCGGACGAGCGCGCCAAGCAGACCGTCCGCATCACCCGGACGCCGTAGGGCGGCGGATCGCCGGCCGCTCCTGTCATCGTCCGACCCGCACTCCTCCCGCTCGCGGTTCGTTGCGCTGAAACTCGGGCGCGTGGATGGCGTAGTCCGGCGTCGCGCGCCTTGCCCGCGAGGCTCCGTGCGTCCATCATGCACCCAACGTTTCCACTGGACCTGGAGTGAGCGATGACGAATCAGCGTCGGTACGGAGAGGCCGAGGTCGCTGAGATCTTCCAGTACGCGGCGAGCCCCCGCGCGTCCGCCGGGCACGCGCCGGCTCCCGAGAGCGGCTTCTCCCTGGCCGAACTCCAGTCCATCGGCACCGAGGTGGGCATCGCGCCGGAGCGCGTAGCCGAGGCGGCCGCGGCGCTGGACGTGCACCGCGTCGACGCGCCACGCCGGCGCACGCACCTGGGAATGCCGGTTGCGGTCGGCCGGACGGTCGATCTGCCGCGGGCGCCCACCGACCGCGAGTGGGAAATGCTCCTCGCGGATCTGCGCGAGACGTTCGGTGCGCGCGGCAAGGACCGGTCGAGCGGTGGGGTGCGCATCTGGACCAATGGCAACCTGCACGCGTACGTGGAGCCCACGGAAGCCGGCTACCGCCTGCGCCTGGGCACCAGCAAGGGCACCGCGGTGGCGGCCAGCCAGATGGGACTGGCGAGCCTGTTCGCGGGGCTGGTCCTCGGCGTCCTGCTGTTCGCCGAAGTGCTGGACGAGGACCTGGTCGTGCTGCTCGTATTCTCCCT
This region includes:
- a CDS encoding RICIN domain-containing protein translates to MFLPRDQDQPDPEAHPPPHRALPGVDVARQSDGHKITAAHSGKALDVGGGSTAEGADVITWPWLANDCQRWDVVNGCADERAKQTVRITRTP
- a CDS encoding RICIN domain-containing protein; translated protein: MPAGVPSLLRALLVPLVAGLLHSGCDEVSGPSPRLISPEAPPSQSVAIGYRNPILGPDAPDPHVAQFEGKYWIYPTSKGGQRFHAYSSTDLVNWVDEGVVLDLGPGVSWTDRNGWAPAIAHRNGNYYFYYSANGPHPDSKIGVAVGTSPRGPFTDIGRPLVHSDAAVPLEAIDPMVFIDGDGQAYLYYGGSAGRGNMGIHRLNADMTSLSGSRIVQKPSYFTEGPFVHKRNGIYYLSYSNGGWNTADYNVRYATSSSPTGPWTYGAQILSKDFNYTGPGHHAILNRGGDDWYIVYHRYEDGTEFNAKRRATAIDRLTYSGSTIQRVTMTGAVPNGRYKLFARHNGNALDVGGCSAADGADVISWPYSGAGCQQWDFARQTDGHYKITAAHSGKALDVGGCSTADGADVIQWPWSGADCQRWQVVKTGPDAFKLVAKHSGKALDVAGCSTANGADVIVWTYTGLLCQQWTIRQTATVVPNGRYKLLARHSGQALDVAGCSTADGADAITWPYWGGTCQQWNFERQTDGFYKITAAHSGKALDVGGCSTAEGANVITWPWAANDCQKWDVVDVGGDYYRITAKHSGKSLDVASCSTANGADAIVRTYTGADCQRWRIETTP
- a CDS encoding Ig-like domain-containing protein, which encodes MTAITGSTFWNLCPALRAGAALCALATAVACGDSPTAKADSTLSLTPAVDTLDAVGDELTLSAQVTGSTQTPTWQSTTPSIVSVNSAGKVTAVAPGQGTVRATVGGVSATANVVVRPAAAVTVVSGTVAAADIARDRVTLRLQNTGGRGTFFIEFWGLRTSPSGAHHHFADSQPVEVQPGLDVTASFLVPVRSAPDVDWVIVYTREPGSLNYRQTACYRFNGGACPVP